DNA sequence from the Streptomyces canus genome:
CGCGCCGAGGCCGCGGTCGGCCGCCTCGCGTACCGCGCGCAGGAGGCGGTCGACCACCAACGGGGCGAGACCCAGGGAGAGTTCGTCGGCGAGGAGCAGCTTGGGCGCGCGGCACAGGGCGCGGGCCAGCGACAGCATCTGCTGCTCGCCGCCCGACAGCATGCCCGCGCCGGTTCTGAGGCGCTTTTCGAGTTCGGGGAAGAGTTCCAGTGCCTGCTGGGACCTCACCCGGCCGACCCGCAGGTTGTCCGCGGTGTCGAGCCGGGTGAAGACCGCCCGCTCACCGACGTACGCCAGGCCCTGACGGGCCCGGCGGTGCAGCGGTGCGCGGCCGGGTACGCCCAGCCAGCGCACCTCGCCGCCCATCGGGGCGAGGCTGCCGGAGAGCGCCCGGAGGGTGGTGGTCTTGCCCGCCCCGTTGGGGCCGAGCAGGGCGACCACCTCGCCGGGCCGGACCTCCAGGTCGAGATCGCGTACGACGGGCCGGCTGCCGTATCCGGCGGACAGGGAGCGTGCTTCTATCAGGGGTGCGTCGGTGTCCGGCACGGGCCTGCTCCTCAGCTGGACGGCAGGGCCGTCAGGACCTTGCGGACGTCGACGAAGGTCGATCCGGGCTTGGCCCACTCGATCTTCCCGTCGCGGATGGTCAGTTCGGTGGCGGTGGTGTTGTGGATGCGGTTGAGGCCCTTGATCGGCAGGGCCGTGGACGCCTTCCAGCTCAGCGGCGGGGTCAGTCCGCCGGTGTTGATGCCCGGGGCCGTGTCGAGCTCCTGCACCAGGGCCTTCGCCGTGATCGTCGGGAGCGTCTTGGCGGCCTCGGTGAAGACCTTGAAGGCCACCCAGGTCGTCTCGTCGGCGCCGTTGCTGGTGTCGATGTCCTTGTCGCCCTTGGTGGCCGCGAGGAAGTCCTTCCAGGCGGCGTCGGAGGTCGGCGGGAAGTAGCCGGTGATCGCGGCGCCCTCCAGAGGGCCGCCGGCTCCGCCGGTGCTCTCGGCGAGCTGCGGGGTCAGGTTGCCGACGACGCTGCCGAGCTTCGTCTTGGCGCCGGACTGCACGTACGACTTCACGAACAGGCCCGAGGCGGTGCCCATGATGACGCTCACGCAGTCGCTTCCCTTGGTCGCGGCGGCGACCTGCGGGGCGAGGTCGGTGGCGGTGAGGGGCACCTTGATGTCCTTGGGCGCCGCCCCTCCGGCGGAGACCGCGCCGACGGTGAGGAACTGCGAGACGACGGCGGCGGCGGCCACGTCGTAGCGCACGCCGGAGATCTTCTTGCAGCCGTTCTGGACCAGTTGCCGACCGTGGGCCGCGAACACCACCGGGGTGCCGCCGTTGACCGGGAACGACAGCGGGTTGGAGAACTCCGCCGCCGAGACTCCGGTGCCACCGATGTACGGGATGCCGGCCTTCTGCAGGATGGGCATGTAGCGATCACCGGCGAGGCTGTAGGAGCCCACCACCGCGACCACCTTCGCGGCGACCGCCTGCTGGGCGCACTTCTCGGCCTCGTCGGGGTTGTTCTTCTCGTTGCAGGTGAGCACCTTCAGCGGGGCGCCCTTGATCCCGCCGTTGGCGTTGATCCACTTCTCGTACGCCTGGGCGGTGAGCCGGACTCCGGGCTGGGCGCTGCCCTGGGTGTCCTCCGGCGCCCAGACCATCACCTTGACCGGTGTGCCCTTCAGGGCGGAGGTCTCCTCCTTCGAACTGCCGGACGCCTCTCCCCCGCAGCCGGCGGCGAGCAGGACTCCGGTCACCGCGAGAGCGCTCGCTGCGGCGGTTCTGCGTCGGCGTGAGTGGTTCATGGTTCCTCCGCTGTGCTCGTCGTCGAGATGCCGAACAGCATGGGGTGCGTTTTGCAGTTAGTGAAGTACTCTCGGCACAATTATTTAAATGAATGCACTGTCTGACCACGCCTCCGGGAGGTTCCCCGATGGACGACATCCTGCGGTTCGCGCTGCTGGGCCTGGGCCTGGGGGCCCTGTACGCGCTCACCGCGCACGGCATCGTGCTGGTCTACCGGGGCTCCGGCGTCCTGAACTTCGCGCACGGCGCGATCGGAATGGCCGGGGCCTATGTCCAATGGGAGCTCGCCACCCAGCACGGCATGCCGTACTGGCCCGCGACCGCGTGCGGCGTGCTCACCTCCGCCCTGCTGGGCGTGCTCACCCACCTGTTGGTGCTCCGCCCGCTGCGCAGAGCGTCCTCACTGGCCCGCCTGGTCGGCACCCTGGCGGTCTTCATCGTGCTCACCGCGATCGCCGTCAAGCGCTACGGCGACAGCCTCGAGCTGGTGCCGGGCAAGCTGCCCACCAAACTGCTGACGATCGCCGGGGCGACGGTCTCCCAGGACCGCATGTGGCTGATCGGCATCGCGGTCCTCGTGACCGTGCTCCTCCACCTCCTCTACAGGCGCACCCTGTTCGGCCTGGGCACCAGCGCGGTCGCGGAGAACGAGGGCGCCGCCGCCTCGCTCGGCTGGTCCCCGGACCTGATCGCCACCGGCAACTGGGCGCTGGGATCGGCGCTCGCGGGGCTGACGGGCATCCTGATCGTGCCGGTCATCGGTCTGTCGGTGACCGGGCTGACCACCCTCCTGCTCAGCGCCCTGGCCGCCGCCCTGGTCGGCAGGTTCTCGTCGTTCCCGATCACGCTGGCGGGCGGCCTGGTCATCGGCGTCGTGCAGTCCGAACTGACCCGCTTCGGCTCCGACGTCACCGGGCTCGCCGCCTCGGTCCCCTTCCTGTTCATCGCCCTGGTGCTGGTCGCACGCGGCCGGGCGCTGCCGCTGCGCGGCACGTTCCTGGACCGGCTACCCGGTCTCGGCACCGGGAAGGTCCGCCCCCTGCCGTTGGCGCTCGCCGTCGTGGCCGGGCTGTCGCTGGTGAGCCTGGCGACACCGCTGTGGGCCGACGCGATCACCACCACCCTGGTGCTGTCGCTGATCATCCTGTCGATCGTCGTGGTCACCGGGTACGCGGGACAGGTCTCTCTCGCGGCCTACTCCCTGGCCGGGACCGGCGCCTTCCTCGCCGGACACGCGGCGGCCGACTGGGGTTGGCCGTTCGAACTCGCCCTGCTGGCCGGGGTGTTGGGTACCGTGCCGATCGGCTTGCTGTTCGCGCTCCCCGCGGTCCGCACCCGCGGTGTCAATCTCGCGATCATCACGCTCGGCCTCGGCACCACGCTGGAGGCGATGGTCTTCCAGAACACCGACCTGTCGACGACCCCCGGCAGCGACGGCATCGCGGTGGGCAAGCAGACACTCTTCGGGATCAGCATCTCCGGCGTCGACCATCCGCAGCGGTACGCCGCCGTGGTGCTCGTGCTGTTCGTCGCCGCCACGCTCGTGGTCGCCAATGTACGGCGCAGCCGGACCGGCCGCCGGCTGATCGCCGTACGGGCGAACGAGCGGGCCGCCGCCGCCCTCGGCATCGACGTCCGCGCCGCCAAGCTCTACGCCTTCGGCCTCTCCTCGGCCATCGCCGCGCTCGCCGGCGTACTCACCGGCTTCCGCTCGACCTCGGTCGTCCTGTCCGACTTCGCGAGCTTCGGCTCCATCACCGCGCTCGGCCTCGCGGTCATCGGCGGTGTCGGTTTCCTCGTCGGCCCACTGTTCGGCGCGACCTTCGCCGCGGGCACGGTGGGCGCCCGGTTCGGGGACCTCGTGCTGCCCGGGCTCAGCGAGTGGATGCCGCTGATCGGCGGAATCGTCCTGGTGCTGACCCTGGTGGGCAACCAGGACGGCATCGGGGCGGGGCTCGGCAAACGAGCGGCGGGGAACCGGCGCGAGCTGCCCCCGAAGCGGCCGGCGACCGTCCCGGAGGACGAGCCGTCGGCCGCCCCGACCGTGACCCGTGCCGCCCCGCTCCTCCTCCAGGTACGGGACCTCACCGTCCGCTACGGCGGTGTCGTCGCCGTCGACGGGCTCTCACTGGACGTCGGGCCGGGCGAGGTCGTGGGGCTCATCGGTCCCAACGGCGCCGGCAAGACCTCCGCCATCGACGCGGTCACCGGCTTCACGCGGGCCGCGTCGGGCAGTGTGCGCCTCGGGGACCGGGACGCGACCCGGCTGGCGGTCCACCGACGGGCCGCCGCCGGTCTGAGCCGGTCCTTCCAGTCTCTGGAACTGTTCGAGGACATGACCGTCCTGGACAACCTGTACGCGGCCTGCGACCGGCCCGGCCGGTGGGCGTACCTCACGGACCTGGTCCGTCCCGGCAGCCGCCCACTGCCTGCCCATGTGCTCGTCGCGGTAAGGGAGTTCGGTCTCCAGGACAGTCTGGACCGGCCGGTGGGCGACCTGTCGTACGGAGAACGTCGGCTGCTGGCCATCGCCCGCGCGGTGGCGGCCTCGCCGTCCGTGCTGCTCCTCGACGAACCGGCGGCGGGCCTGTCGGACGACGAGACCAGGGAGTTGGCCCACCTGGTACGGCGGCTCGCCGAGGACTGGGGCATGGGCGTGCTGCTCGTCGAGCACGACGTCGACATGGTGATGAGCGTCTGCGACCAGGTCGTCGTCCTGGACTTCGGCCGCCGCATCTGCGCCGGTACGCCGGAGGAGGTCCGGCGCGATCCGGCGGTACGGGCGGCCTACCTGGGCGACCTGGAGCCGGAGACGCTGGCCTGAGCGTCCCGTCCCGGGGAACACCGAGAACCGGAGGCGCTGATCTCAGCGCCTCCGGTGGCCCGGTGGCAGGGACAGAGGCCGTGTCAGGCGTCGCGCAGATCCGCGACATACGGCTGATGGGACAGGAGCCCGCCGTCCACGCGCAGGGTGTGCCCGGTGACGAAGGCCGACTCGTCGGAGGCGAGGAACACGACCGCCGAGGCGACGTCCTCCGGGCGCCCCAGGCGCGGGGTGAGGTGATGGCGCAGCATCGCCTCCCGGATCGCCCCGTGCGCCGAACCGGAGCTGGCCGGGGTGACGATGAACCCCGGTGCGATGGCGTTGCAGCGCACGCCCTGCTTGCCGTACTGGGTGGCGACGTACTGCGTGAGGTTGATGAGGGCGGCCTTCGAGG
Encoded proteins:
- a CDS encoding ABC transporter substrate-binding protein, with protein sequence MNHSRRRRTAAASALAVTGVLLAAGCGGEASGSSKEETSALKGTPVKVMVWAPEDTQGSAQPGVRLTAQAYEKWINANGGIKGAPLKVLTCNEKNNPDEAEKCAQQAVAAKVVAVVGSYSLAGDRYMPILQKAGIPYIGGTGVSAAEFSNPLSFPVNGGTPVVFAAHGRQLVQNGCKKISGVRYDVAAAAVVSQFLTVGAVSAGGAAPKDIKVPLTATDLAPQVAAATKGSDCVSVIMGTASGLFVKSYVQSGAKTKLGSVVGNLTPQLAESTGGAGGPLEGAAITGYFPPTSDAAWKDFLAATKGDKDIDTSNGADETTWVAFKVFTEAAKTLPTITAKALVQELDTAPGINTGGLTPPLSWKASTALPIKGLNRIHNTTATELTIRDGKIEWAKPGSTFVDVRKVLTALPSS
- a CDS encoding ABC transporter ATP-binding protein; this translates as MPDTDAPLIEARSLSAGYGSRPVVRDLDLEVRPGEVVALLGPNGAGKTTTLRALSGSLAPMGGEVRWLGVPGRAPLHRRARQGLAYVGERAVFTRLDTADNLRVGRVRSQQALELFPELEKRLRTGAGMLSGGEQQMLSLARALCRAPKLLLADELSLGLAPLVVDRLLRAVREAADRGLGALLVEQHVRKVLDIADRVYVLHRGRVTMTGTPKELRGNLDAIESSYLAQATAEKTTYATD
- a CDS encoding branched-chain amino acid ABC transporter permease/ATP-binding protein, with translation MDDILRFALLGLGLGALYALTAHGIVLVYRGSGVLNFAHGAIGMAGAYVQWELATQHGMPYWPATACGVLTSALLGVLTHLLVLRPLRRASSLARLVGTLAVFIVLTAIAVKRYGDSLELVPGKLPTKLLTIAGATVSQDRMWLIGIAVLVTVLLHLLYRRTLFGLGTSAVAENEGAAASLGWSPDLIATGNWALGSALAGLTGILIVPVIGLSVTGLTTLLLSALAAALVGRFSSFPITLAGGLVIGVVQSELTRFGSDVTGLAASVPFLFIALVLVARGRALPLRGTFLDRLPGLGTGKVRPLPLALAVVAGLSLVSLATPLWADAITTTLVLSLIILSIVVVTGYAGQVSLAAYSLAGTGAFLAGHAAADWGWPFELALLAGVLGTVPIGLLFALPAVRTRGVNLAIITLGLGTTLEAMVFQNTDLSTTPGSDGIAVGKQTLFGISISGVDHPQRYAAVVLVLFVAATLVVANVRRSRTGRRLIAVRANERAAAALGIDVRAAKLYAFGLSSAIAALAGVLTGFRSTSVVLSDFASFGSITALGLAVIGGVGFLVGPLFGATFAAGTVGARFGDLVLPGLSEWMPLIGGIVLVLTLVGNQDGIGAGLGKRAAGNRRELPPKRPATVPEDEPSAAPTVTRAAPLLLQVRDLTVRYGGVVAVDGLSLDVGPGEVVGLIGPNGAGKTSAIDAVTGFTRAASGSVRLGDRDATRLAVHRRAAAGLSRSFQSLELFEDMTVLDNLYAACDRPGRWAYLTDLVRPGSRPLPAHVLVAVREFGLQDSLDRPVGDLSYGERRLLAIARAVAASPSVLLLDEPAAGLSDDETRELAHLVRRLAEDWGMGVLLVEHDVDMVMSVCDQVVVLDFGRRICAGTPEEVRRDPAVRAAYLGDLEPETLA